The proteins below are encoded in one region of Hordeum vulgare subsp. vulgare chromosome 3H, MorexV3_pseudomolecules_assembly, whole genome shotgun sequence:
- the LOC123442993 gene encoding IAA-alanine resistance protein 1, whose product MLCRLLPLLLLATALAAAAGHGDSSASSCPFHGGHDGEPHEHHDHGHSCGGAHDDSNHDDHNHHHHSHHHRDEIQRLLPEELAEEADLELEGFAHDHDHHHDHIHRDFQPESTPMGVWLRAMGCSLLVSMASLVCLILLPVILFQGKPSKAVVDALAVFGAGAMLGDSFLHQLPHAFGGGHSHSHNHEDHDHAQEHSHAHSLKDLSVGLSILFGIVMFFIVEKIVRYIEDNSQKGGHSSGHGHHHHHHKRQDISGIKSDHDGKDTDQAQNSSHDGASGNIDAKNEKESNAAICKEAVLGSQRSALDVMPGEQKRSSSSSSATDREPINSETDPAPGKALSSEDPSVSNSNLVFGYLNLFSDGVHNFTDGMALGSAFLLHGSVGGWSRTLFLLAHELPQEIGDFGILVRSGFTVSKALFFNFLSALVALGGTALALSLGTDPGHSSLIEGFTAGGFIYIAVAGVLPQMHDQRTTLSNSMCQLTFLTMGMLVALGISLVE is encoded by the exons ATGCTCTGCCGTCTCCTCCCCCTGCTGCTCCTGGCCACCGCTCTCGCCGCCGCGGCTGGACACGGGGATTCCTCCGCGTCCTCATGCCCCTTCCACGGCGGCCACGACGGGGAGCCCCACGAGCACCATGACCACGGGCACAGCTGCGGGGGCGCCCACGATGATTCCAATCACGacgaccacaaccaccaccaccacagccACCATCACCGCGACGAGATCCAGCGGCTGCTACCGGAGGAACTGGCCGAGGAGGCGGATCTCGAGCTCGAAGGCTTCGCCCACGACCACGATCACCACCACGACCACATCCACCGCGATTTCCAGCCAGAGTCGACACCCATGG GCGTGTGGTTGAGAGCGATGGGGTGCTCGCTACTGGTCAGCATGGCGTCGCTCGTCTGCCTCATCCTCCTCCCAGTAATCCTGT TTCAGGGGAAACCGTCGAAGGCCGTTGTGGATGCACTTGCAGTGTTTGGG GCAGGTGCAATGCTTGGAGATTCATTTCTTCATCAACTACCTCATGCTTTTG GTGGAGGGCACTCTCATTCACATAATCATGAGGACCATGATCATGCTCAGGAGCATTCACATGCACACTCCCTGAAAGATCTTTCTGTTGGCTTGTCTATTTTAT TTggcattgtaatgttctttatcgtCGAAAAGATTGTGAGGTATATTGAGGACAATTCTCAAAAGGGGGGTCATAGCTCAGGTCATGGgcaccatcatcaccatcataaaCGACAAGACATTAGTGGCATAAAAAGTGACCATGATGGTAAAGACACAGATCAAGCACAAAACTCCTCGCATGATGGTGCAAGTGGAAATATAGATGCCAAAaatgagaaagagtcaaatgcTGCTATTTGTAAG GAAGCCGTTTTAGGGTCACAGAGATCagctttggacgtgatgcctggtGAGCAGAAGAGGAGCTCTTCCAGTTCCAGTGCCACCGACAGAGAGCCTATCAATTCTGAAACTGATCCTGCCCCGGGCAAAGCATTATCGAGTGAAGACCCCTCTGTTTCAAACTCCAACCTTGTGTTTGGCTACCTCAATCTTTTCTCAGATGGTGTT CATAACTTCACTGACGGGATGGCTCTTGGAAGTGCTTTTCTGCTACATGGATCTGTTGGAGGATGGTCTAGAACTTTATTTCTGCTCGCTCATGAACTTCCTCAAGAG ATTGGAGATTTTGGGATTCTGGTTCGCTCAGGATTCACCGTATCTAAAGCCCTATTTTTCAACTTTCTCTCTGCGTTGGTTGCTCTTGGTGGGACAGCACTG GCACTTTCTTTGGGAACGGATCCAGGACATTCCTCTTTGATTGAG GGATTTACTGCTGGTGGTTTTATTTACATTGCTGTCGCGGGAGTCCTCCCACAGATGCACGATCAGAGAACTACGCTAAGCAACTCAATGTGTCAGTTGACTTTCCTGACAATGGGAATGCTGGTGGCTCTTGGCATATCTTTGGTAGAATGA